From one Lotus japonicus ecotype B-129 chromosome 3, LjGifu_v1.2 genomic stretch:
- the LOC130744342 gene encoding uncharacterized protein LOC130744342 produces the protein MKNIVLETYSGKADPKEHLLYFNTKMVINAASDAVKCRMFPATFRGTAMAWFPTLPRGSITNFCDFSSKFLVQFSASKTKQVTIEDLYKVRQSEGETLKQYVKWFSAASVKIEESESNACARAFKNGLQPGKLNSKLSRTPAKSMAEVRARANTYILDEDDDAFKRRRAKVEKDGNQRDVSPEDKSSKEKVEGNRRRDRKVRTGERAPRESLYPKKENFERHRPWHQADPRCREEARKSLNAHLTELLREVKATHAVEEGERGADPPRTTTDKTKWCEYHHSAGHDTGDCFTLKNEIERLIRAGWSQLNERGDRWNGERQQGNRYRGSRQQDERRREDRRHTPNTDKKETLAARKKGAEETFNKDLEPPVGTINTIAGGFGGGGVTASARRRHARTVTSMQQYETPFG, from the coding sequence ATGAAGAATATAGTGCTAGAGACCTACAGTGGAAAAGCTGATCCTAAGGAGCACCTGCTGTATTTTAACACAAAGATGGTGATCAACGCCGCTTCTGATGCGGTCAAGTGTAGGATGTTTCCAGCCACATTCAGAGGCACAGCAATGGCGTGGTTCCCGACTCTACCACGAGGATCCATCACGAACTTTTGTGACTTCTCATCCAAATTCCTTGTCCAGTTCTCGGCGAGCAAAACTAAGCAGGTGACGATTGAAGATTTGTACAAAGTGCGTCAATCCGAGGGCGAGACTTTGAAACAGTACGTGAAGTGGTTCAGCGCTGCATCAGTAAAGATAGAGGAATCCGAGTCAAATGCCTGTGCTCGCGCCTTTAAAAACGGATTGCAGCCAGGGAAGCTAAATAGTAAATTGAGCCGAACGCCAGCCAAGTCAATGGCGGAGGTGCGAGCCCGGGCGAACACATACATACTTGACGAAGATGATGACGCTTTTAAGCGGAGACGCGCGAAGGTAGAGAAGGATGGCAACCAGAGGGATGTGTCACCAGAAGATAAGTCGAGCAAGGAGAAAGTAGAGGGAAACAGAAGACGGGACAGGAAGGTTCGAACAGGGGAAAGGGCACCGAGGGAATCTTTGTATcccaaaaaggaaaattttgagCGGCACCGACCCTGGCATCAGGCTGACCCCCGTTGCCGAGAGGAGGCGAGGAAAAGCTTGAACGCCCACCTGACAGAGCTGCTGCGTGAAGTTAAGGCGACGCACGCAGTTGAAGAGGGCGAAAGAGGGGCTGACCCGCCACGGACAACGACAGACAAGACtaagtggtgtgaatatcacCACTCAGCAGGACATGACACGGGGGATTGCTTTACTCTGAAGAATGAGATCGAGAGACTCATCCGAGCGGGGTGGTCGCAGCTGAATGAACGCGGCGATCGCTGGAACGGAGAACGACAGCAGGGGAACAGGTACAGGGGGTCTCGCCAGCAAGACGAACGCCGGCGGGAAGATCGTCGCCACACGCCGAATACTGACAAAAAGGAGACGTTGGCCGCACGGAAGAAAGGAGCAGAGGAAACCTTTAATAAGGATCTTGAACCACCGGTTGGCACGATAAATACAATTGCAGGTGGTTTCGGCGGGGGTGGTGTAACAGCCTCAGCAAGGAGAAGACACGCTAGGACGGTGACGTCAATGCAACAATACGAGACTCCTTTTgggtga
- the LOC130749379 gene encoding exocyst complex component EXO70H1-like produces MLRKIFFFKPSPPISPSSSLQSKTFSDSLMEENIETARTLITKWNPFPASNCAKTTPILFTNTHHEAKEFLKAVKRLHSTMMHLITQDSSSEKLVKAQSLMQCAMKRLEMEFYRILAQTRDGLDPKSLSGQSSIINEDWVERDSVSTAAIMDLKAIAECMVSAGYSKECVRVYIMVRKPIVDEAMYLLGVERLSFSQFQKMEWEVIESRIKCWLSAVKLAFGTLFPGERNLCDYIFGSPERKVAESCLTETCRDAAACLFGFAENVAKCKKTPEKMFRTLDLYEAISEHRQQIESIFSSAIRTHATAVQARLAEAVRKMLSDFESAIQKESSKIPVPGGGIHPLTRYAMNYTAFLADYSDALAEIVTDWPQSPLPESYYGDENSTPPSETAEMLAWLILVILCKLDGKAKLYKDTALSYLFLANNMQYVVVKVRKSNLGFLLGEDWLTKHEAKVKEYASKYERVGWSNVLQSLPENPTAEEAVAIFQSFNAAFVEACGAQSSWVVPDPKLRQEIKASIGLKVVVRYRKFYERNRVGSESVIRFSPDDLENCLSVFLRFCVGRNNRVPVIGSKAREVG; encoded by the coding sequence ATGCTAAGAaaaatcttcttcttcaaacCCTCACCTCCCATATCACCATCTTCCTCTCTTCAAAGCAAGACCTTCTCCGATTCATTAATGGAAGAAAACATCGAAACCGCTCGCACCCTCATAACCAAATGGAACCCTTTTCCCGCTTCCAATTGCGCCAAAACCACTCCCATTCTTTTCACCAACACCCACCATGAAGCCAAAGAGTTTCTTAAGGCAGTCAAGAGACTACATTCCACTATGATGCACCTCATCACACAGGATTCCTCCTCTGAGAAGCTCGTCAAAGCCCAATCCCTCATGCAATGCGCCATGAAGAGGCTCGAGATGGAGTTCTACAGAATTTTGGCCCAAACCAGAGACGGTTTGGACCCTAAATCACTCTCGGGCCAATCCTCCATAATTAACGAGGATTGGGTCGAGAGAGATTCAGTATCGACCGCGGCCATTATGGATTTGAAAGCCATTGCCGAATGCATGGTCTCCGCCGGCTACAGCAAAGAGTGCGtaagggtttatatcatggtGAGAAAGCCGATTGTGGATGAGGCAATGTACCTTCTTGGAGTGGAGAGGCTAAGCTTCTCTCAGTTTCAGAAGATGGAATGGGAGGTGATCGAGTCGAGGATCAAGTGCTGGCTGAGCGCCGTGAAACTCGCCTTCGGCACTCTGTTTCCCGGCGAGAGAAACCTCTGCGATTACATCTTCGGTTCGCCGGAGAGGAAGGTCGCAGAGTCCTGTTTGACCGAGACATGCAGAGACGCCGCCGCGTGCCTGTTTGGATTCGCGGAAAATGTGGCGAAGTGCAAGAAAACTCCCGAGAAAATGTTCAGGACACTGGACCTGTACGAAGCGATCTCTGAGCACCGGCAACAAATTGAGTCCATCTTCTCCTCCGCGATCAGGACGCATGCCACCGCGGTACAGGCGAGGCTCGCGGAGGCTGTGAGGAAGATGCTGTCAGATTTCGAATCAGCGATTCAGAAGGAATCCTCCAAGATTCCGGTGCCAGGCGGAGGGATCCACCCGCTGACACGCTACGCCATGAACTACACCGCGTTCCTCGCCGATTACAGCGACGCGCTCGCGGAGATAGTCACCGATTGGCCGCAGAGTCCGCTGCCGGAGTCCTATTACGGTGACGAGAACAGTACTCCGCCGTCGGAGACGGCGGAAATGCTCGCGTGGCTGATACTGGTGATTCTCTGCAAGCTTGACGGGAAAGCGAAGCTCTACAAGGATACGGCACTCTCTTACCTGTTCCTCGCGAACAACATGCAATACGTCGTCGTAAAGGTTCGGAAATCGAACCTAGGGTTTCTTCTCGGCGAGGATTGGTTGACGAAGCACGAGGCGAAGGTGAAGGAGTACGCATCCAAGTACGAGCGTGTAGGGTGGAGCAACGTTCTACAATCGCTGCCGGAAAATCCGACGGCGGAGGAGGCGGTGGCTATTTTTCAGAGTTTCAACGCCGCATTCGTTGAAGCTTGCGGAGCGCAGTCGTCGTGGGTGGTGCCCGACCCGAAACTCCGGCAGGAAATCAAAGCGTCGATAGGTTTGAAGGTGGTGGTCAGGTACCGGAAGTTCTACGAGAGGAACCGGGTCGGGTCGGAGTCAGTGATAAGGTTTTCGCCCGATGATTTGGAGAATTGTCTTTCAGTCTTTCTGAGATTTTGTGTGGGTCGGAACAATCGGGTTCCGGTAATCGGTTCAAAGGCTCGTGAAGTTGGATAG